The following are encoded together in the Glycine max cultivar Williams 82 chromosome 8, Glycine_max_v4.0, whole genome shotgun sequence genome:
- the LOC100500492 gene encoding Thioredoxin O1, mitochondrial-like (The RefSeq protein has 1 substitution compared to this genomic sequence): MARNWVVRSLALRHAMRNRVLTLSFNRILPSLPSKSSLLATTAAATASSQLSLLPSFHHSRSLSSASAPSDVVLVNSEEEFNNILTKVRDDSLHAVFYFTAAWCGPCRFISPIVGELSKKYPHVTTYKIDIDQEALQGTLGKLQISSVPTLHFFQNGKKADELIGADVARLNYITEKLFKKD; this comes from the exons ATGGCGAGAAACTGGGTGGTTCGATCCTTGGCGCTTCGTCACGCAATGAAGAATAGGGTTCTCACACTCTCCTTCAACCGAATTCTTCCCTCACTCCCATCAAAATCCTCTCTCTTAGCCACCACCGCCGCCGCCACTGCCTCCTCTCAGCTCTCCCTCCTCCCCTCCTTCCACCACTCTCGCTCCCTCTCCTCCGCCTCAg CTCCTTCCGACGTTGTCCTTGTTAATTCCGAGGAAGAGTTCAACAATATCCTTACCAAAGTCCGAG ATGACTCGTTGCACGCGGTCTTCTATTTCACTGCGGCTTGGTGTGGACCTT GCAGGTTTATTTCACCTATCGTTGGGGAGCTCAGTAAGAAGTACCCTCATGTAACAACATATAAGATTGACATTGATCAG GAAGCACTTCAAGGCACACTGGGCAAGTTGCAGATTTCAtctgtg CCAACACTTCATTTCTTTCAGAATGGGAAAAAGGCTGATGAGCTTATAGGTGCTGATGTTGCGCGATTAAACTATATCACAGAGAAACTCTTCAA GAAGGACTGA
- the LOC100305958 gene encoding 60S ribosomal protein L35a-3-like — protein sequence MVKGRQGERVRLYVRGTILGYKRSKSNQYPNTSLIQIEGVNTKEEVGWYAGKKMAYIYKAKVKKDGSHYRCIWGKVTRPHGNSGVVRAKFKSNLPPRSMGARVRVFMYPSNI from the exons ATGGTGAAGGGTCGTCAAGGAGAGCGCGTCAG aCTCTACGTGAGGGGTACAATCCTTGgatacaaaag GTCCAAGTCCAACCAGTACCCAAACACATCCCTGATCCAAATTGAGGGAGTGAACACCAAAGAAGAAGTAGGATGGTATGCTGGCAAGAAAATGGCCTATATCTACAAGGCTAAGGTGAAAAAGGATGGAAGCCATTACCGCTGCATATGGGGCAAGGTTACGAGGCCTCACGGCAACAGTGGTGTTGTCCGTGCAAAATTCAAGTCAAACCTTCCACCCAGATCGATG GGAGCTCGAGTAAGAGTATTCATGTATCCAAGTAATATATGA